Genomic window (Diabrotica undecimpunctata isolate CICGRU chromosome 6, icDiaUnde3, whole genome shotgun sequence):
TGGATGGAATTTTGCATCAAATAGAAATTAAAGCGAGACCAAAACTACTAGGAAATTattaaaacaacaacaaaaaatacaaataatttttttattgaaagacATACAACAGAAGACTTGTATTTCCAACCTTAGAAGATCTTTCTGCAAAAAAAAATGAACCCAAAAGTTCCAAGTCAATGAATTACATCAACCACTTCCATAATGccattaaataaatttgtaagtcAACTTTTTTCTCCTAATCATATTTTTCCAAGAACATCGTCCACATAGACTTATAATCGTGGGCTCGAAAAATGATTTATTTCGTTTTTGATAGATCTGTCACAATTTTAAAACGTCCCTAGTAGTTTCCTTACAAGTTTCTCTCTCGCCCATTCTTTGGACATGATTCTTTTAGTCTAATCTACAGAAGctaacgaaaatacaaatccaaGATTAGcatccaaaaattttcaaaaccaTCTAAATCAGTTATAAAATGTGTTACAACTATGACGTATCAAAGTAAATAATGCTAAATTGACTCACATCACGTTCACGTTAAAAAGGGTTAGTCAGGTTAAAGTATCCAAAACAAATTTCTTTGTGAATCAAattctgaataaaatacataaaattaaagcaaaaaattGGATTTATTCATGCATGTAATTACCTAGGAAGCATAACTTATACTGGTGGAAAAATTGACTTAAATATggcaaaaaagcaaaaaaaaacaactagATAATACTAGAGATTGTGTAAAATAATATTCAGAAAGAAAATGCTAaactttaattttacaaataatttaacTAAAAGGATAACAGGTGCTAAACGACGAACAAAGAGTAAAAAAAACTGGAAGAACTAAAAATCAATATTCAGACGCTGAAAGGTTTATTGATTTATAGAAACAAGAcgaagatttttttattatttctgttgtACATTTTTCACTATCATAAAATAACGTAATGAAACCTTGTCataccttttcttttttaatatgtatttaaagTATGTATTTACTTGATAATTTTGGGATAAAAGGTAAACCCTTCTCAAGCATGTTTCTCATAAGGGATGAGAGAAATCAATAGGTCCAACACAAAAACTCTTCCACTAATCACATACAACCAAAAGCAGAAGGGAAACAACAAAACCAACTTAAAACTAATCCCCACTTTCTAGACATATGCCACTCCATCTTGGCACATACCGCCGTTTTCTGAAATTCTATCACCCAAATTGAGTTACAATTCTGCAAACAATTTTCTCAAATTAGTGAAAATTAGACTCCATTCAGAAACTCTGCCTTTGAGTCTGGCTAACAGAGAAAATCGAGGCCGTTTGTTTAGGTCCGGATTTCGAGTTTTCCCTCTGTCGGTCTAATTGCAAAGAGATTAGACAAGAAATCGTTATGCGCTACTTGTTTCGTCAAATTGTGGTTGCTAATACTATTGTTATATACATAATCAGAATGTTTGTATGTCATTTTACGTATTAATAGTGTAAACCAAATATGCATGAAAATGTGGAGCTGACTGAAGTATCGGTGATTTCTGATGAGCtggcaaaaataaaaaaggaatttaTAATTACAATAGATATAAACGATTAATTTTGAACTGAATGCCACTAAGTTCCTTAAGTAAAAAATGCATGTAATGAGTGTAAGTAAGCCGAATTACAAAGTAAGGAAAAACTGTGGACGAATCCATTTAAGGTCTTCTTCTTGTATCACCTATCCATTTGGGATGTTGTTcagacctattatcatcaaagagttcttgtatgtatttggtccgaatgcatatttcttgatttttatctgtgatgatgttcccctATTAATCCTGCAATTTGCTAGCTGTGTTGCATGTTTGAAGACCAGCTGCTTATTtaacctttttatgcatattaaatgtatcgtgtttcgGTCCAACAGCTCTATCTCCTCACACTTTGTCTTTAACCAacctttcgtatttcggttcttatttttctctgaatatttttatatattcttttgttGTTCTTTGATGTTTTTCTTTCTTTCATGAGTTGCAGTATCTTGTCATTCAACTaacttttcctcttctctttattttctattacatgTTCTTTTCTGATCTCATTAAAGGTTTGACAtatatattctggagtgatttTTCTGGATTATATGTTTGCTCCAAGTTACTTAGCCTTTCTGAAAGAATCCGTGCAAATGTCTCTtttgtttccttatcttttagtcttctcatatcacattttttgttactattcctTTTTGTAACTTCctaaatctaaacctaaatttaccaataacatttaatatattaattcaaTATAATTGTTGGCTAACTAAACACATGTTACAAGATTTAGAATACAAATACAAACTTTTTAACTAAACTTTAAGACTCACCGATCTCTGGAGTAATAATCATCCCTTCCACTTCCACTATTTCCATAATTCCATTTACTAGCATACCCACTAGTACCATAGTCAGGTCGTCCGGAATATCCTCTATTGTAATCGTCATTGCTCTTGTACGGATCGTTTATTCTGTAATCGTAGCCTTTGTTATCGTACCCTATGCCCCGATCGGAGTACCTAGTGTCGTATCGATCTCGGTCGTATCTATCGTACGACCGATCGCCATATCGGTCGTACCTCTCGTAAGGGTCGTTTCTGTCATAGTCGTAGGGATCGTAGTACCGATCTCTATCACTGTACCGGTCGCGACCTCTGTAGTACCGATCTCTGTCATTATATCTGTCGTATCtgcaataataattatataagatATAGGGGACTGTATACTATGTGTCGCAAAGGTCAGGAAAATCCAACAATATCAAAAACTAGAATTTTGTAAAAGTTGTTTAAACCAAAAATTCAGTAaatgtttatattaatattaaaaatattaaagaaatttttttattattttatacaaaaaaaaaacaagaagacaagtaaaaacgtatttaaaaaagAGCATATAGAAATAACTTCGGGCTGTGAGTTTAATAGAGACGACCGACAGCTTGGTATaccaaaattacaaaaataaagatgacaATTTGAGTTATTACAGAAGAAGTTGAGAGAGAGCTTTAAAATGAAGGAGGACAAGAAAATGCTAAAATAGGATAGGAAGATAAACTggatattaattatattttctgcTCATCAACTGTACTAAACTTTTCAAGATTTACATTTAGTGAATCGGGTGAAGCCAATATTCAAATTACTGAAGATAAAAAACCAATGAATATTTTTAGTTTCATCATCAACCTGTACGCGTagactgctggacataggtctccttcagctctttccatctgtatcTGTCTTGtgtggcttgcatccagttattgctaacatgcttcaggtcgtcagtccatctagttggtgggcgtcctctgctccgtattgcttcttgtcttaaTCTCTACTCAACAATAAGTTTTGTCTATAGGTTGTCTGATAGTCTCGTTTCGTTTGAGATTCGGTCTCTTTGAGAAACACCCAATATCTGGTGCTCCATAGttctctgagtcacgcgaatcttattcactacattttttgtgagtgttaatgtttccgctccataagtgagtacaggaaACACACGTTGCGttggtcaaagatttttcttttgaagCATATGGGTAGGCCCAATTTAAattcatagtttaatttaccgAACGCTGCCTAGGccaatcctatgcgacgtgggatctcacatgtctggttatctctgcccaaccgagtTTCATGTCCTCATATTATACGATGCAGTCTGCACAACATCTCTTCCATCAACAGTAATATTTTGATTGAGCTCCAggttagtcattatttgcgtcttgttcatattaatctttagtccaaCCTCCACGGAAGCGCAATATAATATTTCAatcattattattgcatcatccatacgatcggaaggacgatgtcatctgcaaatctcaaatgactgagcttctctccatttatgttatGTGCCTTCTTACAAAAATGTTCTAAAAGCGACgtaaatagctttggagagacggtttctccttgtcgtactcctcgctgtatacagaatttatttgttacttgttcagatagtcttacgctagctgtggcattttggtagatatatttgattatgttagtgtagctatggtctattcggcattctgtcaatgctttaaCATTTTCtaatggcttatggtatcgaatgctttgtcgtagtcgacaaatatcagtgccaatggtttgttgtattctgcaaacttctctatcaggttctttatcactagtaagtggtggTTAGTGCtgatcccgatctaaatccagcttattctctaggctgatagaagtctaacttAGCGCCCAgtctttttttcaaaatttttgtttatatatgtgtgaatgCAAACTGATACAATGGTagtttttaaatctgttatgtctccttgcttgtgtcataaaataatgactgcattgttccattgagaagAAGTTTTTTCTCGGTAGATGCATTGGGTGAATAAACTGGATatccaaagcctggataattttatttccacctaattaaatcgcttcgatcactactccgtcagTTTAGATATAACTGATAATATACTTGACTACCGTTATATAAGAAATCCTTATGCAGTAGAATTTCAACaccaaaaatttttaattacCTTAGCAAGAATTTGTAAATACTGGtagagaaaatattaaaatattttctcaagAAATACTTAAAAAGTGAACTTTTTATCGCCAGTGTAACTAAGccaattttatttcttattaagCAGAAAATCattgattttttttatcaaaattgtttTGGTATTATTTATTGCACTTTTGTGCAtttgtttaaagtttttttttagttatagCAACATTTCTTTCTTTTATAAGTCAGATTTTGGTGAACTATTCAAATAGCCACACTGGAGTATTTTTTTCCTTCAGAATCCTCTTTAAATAAGCAATGATTCATTGACACGTCCTTTTTAACATTAGTATAGAACTGAACCATGCATTTGCGACCCACCTATAATTCACAAAACTCATAGGTAAATAAGCCTACCATCCATATATGGGTCGTAAGACAGTCTTCTTCTTATATTTTTGTGTAGACAAGACTGTCTGTTTTTTAGTGTGCTTCCATTAAGttttcgttccatcgttttcttggtcttcctactgatcgtcttcctattgggaaaccgtctcttgccgtctttactactatatttattgttatttggcTTGTATGATCATATTATTCTATTCTTCTCTTCTATTTCTAACCCAGTCCTTAATATTCTGTTCCTTGCATCTCTGTTGTATATTTGTTCTTCTAGCTCTGTtttatagtgtcttaccatcaatttttccaagagtTTTAATCTCTGTCttgtcctctctgtgttaggtcgtatttctgccgcgtatgtcgtaattggtctgatgactgttttgtaaattctgcctttcatttctttcctgagatttttatttctttatattacttacaataaaacactgaaataaTGTAGCTAAAAAAGTACAAACCTAGTAATTTTCTACTATAAATACCCACAAAAAACCTCATTTTTTATCATACCAAAcagttttttgatatttttagatTTATCATACTTTTGGGATACAtcgtatataaaaaaaaaatacctgtCATAATAAGGATCTCTATTGTAGTACCTATCTCTGTCGTTGTACCGATCCCGATCATCGTACCGATCATAATCCCTGTCCCGACTCCTGTCGTCGTAGTAATACCTAGACCTATCGTAAGAAGGGGTATTGGAGTAGCTGGGGTAGCTGGCAAAACAGCTGATGCACCGTTTTCCAGGCGGCGCGTTACCATTATCTCGATCCCGGTCTCGGTCGGGAGAGTCTTCTGGTTTTAGGTCCTTATCAGTATTGTCGGCTGCGTACCTTGGGTACTTGACATCTCTAGATAGTCGTGGAGGGGGGATGAATTCATCGGAAGAGATCTCTTGTGGTTTGTTTGACTCATCTGAGAGAAGTACGTCTGTGAGGGTAGCTGCATGGCTGTTGTGTAAGGCGACAGCTAGTACTAATAGTACTGCTGGAAGTTGTATACTCTGAAACAAGGTAGAATAAATTTAATTTACgcgtttttttaaaacaaatgtaAGGTTAATTACTCTTTACATTTTGTTTTACTTTTGCTGCATTATCAGTATGTAAAGTTGTGTTGAACAACgtagtaattttcatttgctgTAATCGGCAAAAAAAGATgttacatttaaattttaatcaaaagtaatgtaatttttttaagtcaTATGCTGGTTTAAAAgtaaatgttaaaaattgttcaataaaaAATCCTCTTTATTCTTTAGTaagttatataaataaatattcaacAGCATAATATGATAAACCAAAAAATGCACTACAAAAATGTGTCCTCTGTAGTGAAGGACATTTGGCTAATAATCGAGTATTAATTAtggataaaaatacaaaaaaaaagataagcaattaaaaaaaactaatttgcCCTTCCAACTCTATACAAAAAACCatgtagataaaaataaaaaggggGCGCAACAACAGAGTAGAAGTCTTACAAAAGAGCCACCTAGGGAAACTTCTTGGTCGAAACAGAACATAAAGTCAAATAACTAAAGGAAATACAGACAAGAAACGTAAGCTATTGTTACGTCAGCCCACTCACTATGCTACTTATCCCCCCTATccgaaaatacttgaaaagcagGTATCTACTCGAAGTTCTAACAGCCTGATGTAAGGAGGTGTCCCCGCTAGAATTCTAGAAGAGGTTCTAAAAGACAGAAATATATATATTGAACAAAAACTAATTGTATTTTTAGTGTTAGAGTTATACtgtaaaagtaaattaaaatagCAGCACCCTGTGCtgctattttaataatattattaatatttataaagttaaatataCAAGggaccttgttctgggtcttctttttcttttttaaccaatgggtctatcaagaagcgtttttctaggTGGGTCATTTTATTCTATCCGCATTATATGCCCTATcaacctcagacgtcctatcttaatcctcctcctctatcttttctccttcgtaaagatgtagtggcgtcatataatatgttaatatgttatCTTAGTCTATCTACATATCTTAACATGTTTTACGATATTTGATTTCttgtatattctataaagttcgatgttgtatcgtcttctccacactccattgtcattcactgctccatagatttgccttagcacttttttttcgaaacatcctaacatgatTTCATTACCTTTTTAGAGTCCAGGTGTCTGAaacatatgttaggactgggagTACTATTGTTtggtttttgtatttctcgatatgattttaaatttaaggaggagattgaggccaaaatagtatctgttggccgtgtaaattctgcggtttatctctgtggtagtattattttcagtgttaagaagcgctctcaggtatacaaattcgttgcTTCGATGACGCCGTTTTTTCTATAATAAGTAgacgtaggatttgtggttgcgtgcttatttttatatacttcgttttgttggtgtttattaataaatccatttttgtagctgattttttaatgctacatacgcctctcgtacagcgttttgcTTTCTCCCAACAATATGGATattatcagcataggcaaggatttgcactaatttattatatattgaactaaAGACATAGACACCTAAAACATATATGTTCCATCTGgctctagaaaaagtaatacgtatgtcacaaatcacaaccaataaatagttgtgatttgtgacatacgtattactttttctagagcCAGAtggaacagtatacaggagagagttgttttaaaaggttcagacagttccccctaaattcgtactctacattcaactttttcaagaattagttttgttaaatttaccaactgatttagtattcctagctctttcattgctttgaacatttctctcctatttacagagtcgtagacTGCTTTGTAGTATTTAAATATGTCATGAGTATCGATGGCATATTCCAgtgctttttataaaatttgtttcagggttgcaatctgataaattgtcgatttaccacctctgaaaacagcctggtatttttctactatctgttctgcatatggtgccatacggtgacatagtactgtgaaaaaaattttaaatgctgcatttagaagcgtaactCCACTGTTGTTACAGCATTCAAATACATccctttttttgtgtatggtgcaaagtattccaaaaTTCCAaccattggggagggatttctgtgtctatatttctgttataagCTACTGTGATGCCATTATGGTATGGTGGTCACCTTTTTATGTAGTTTAGCTAAGAAACTATCTATTCCGGGTATTTTGTTTTTGGCTAGTTTTTCAACTAAATGCTCTAAATTCTTTCGCTCttttgaggttttctatatattcaagttccttatttaagtggtttcgtttttttgtgTATCCTCTGTTTTTCCGTTCTCTATGTCTGATTTCTCTACAGTTATTTTAGTTCGTGGGGTAAGCATTTAAGTTCTGTatgcttcatttttttcttttgttgcgtTCTTCCATTTATCGACAAACCAATAATTTTCACGAGCACAAACTGCTGCTCCTATTTTATCTTTCGCTGCTTCTTtgatgtcttcctttattctggtccttAAAAGGATTCATTTTTACGACAAGAAGcatttttcattccttttatcaAACGGAAGAATATCATATCAAGAGAAGAAGGATAAGATATAAACAtatctaataattaataaaaaaaaacatggaaaAGAAGCTTATATTCTTTAGAACTATATGTTAAATCGAGAAACGGatgaaagtaaataaaaaaatacaaacaaaagaaAATCAACATATCAACATTATGGATGAAAATAGACGACCTAAACTAATATTAGATTACGTAGCGAAGTTTTTACAGTTTTATCCATCCTCAGAAATTTTCACTTCACAATTTATAAagacgttcttttttcttttccttgttGGGTGTCTGCTATTTATATTCTAAAAATTGACCGATCTTTTTGATCGACTATCCCGTTAAATCTTATAAAAAGATAATATTACGAAAATTCCTCAATCTTAATAAAAACCGAGATAAAAGCCCTTTGGCAATGCGGGTTATTAAAAAATCCACCAACGTCTAATAAAACGGTAATGGTATTATTGTAAAAGATACGCAACGAAAACGAGATGACTCAATTTATGGAAATGAATTGAGAGATTTTCATAATTAAATTGAATAATTAGTCATTCGACTTAATTATCTATTATACGCTATTGTTTCATTACACAAAGTGATTATGAGGTTGACAATGAAacagttttttgtttatttgtaccTTTTTTTTTCGGAGTTTCtcaaatttttatataatggTTGAGCAAgttgaataatttatttattattcgtACGTTTAGGCAtgaattttatatataataacaaCTCACTGTGTATAGCTGACTAAAGGAGTTCCAGACAAGGTAGATTTAATTTATAGCTGGGGTGAGAAAATATACTatacaaaaaggaagaaaaacttacatcggtcaaactagaACTTTAAATAAACGGATGACAGAACACAAAAGAGCTTTCAATTATAGAAAAACAGTTTCTACTTACGTACTTctccttctagatcataatcattcttttaataaccaatttcaaattcttcccATTCAAAattaaaggccttaagctatcattattagaatctgtgaaaattaacaaaataaaaatacagatttaattctgaatgaccaaattgACACAGTTCTCCCCTTCTCAACTTATTTAGTTGAAGACTAAAGTGTCAAAAGTGGCAAAACgtcaaatttttagtaaaaaatgtaCTTAAATAATTAAATGATGATGGTGATCAAAAATTAGTCTCGCAAAAATATTGATATGACATAACTAGAAGACGAGAAAGTTAAGGAAACGGTGCAAAGACAACTGAACTGGAACAATATCGGTAAGAATGTCGAGGAGAGCTTAACCCTTAAGTAGCCAACCGCGTACCCGGGTACTCATCGACGTACataatgttaaatattttttttctaaaaaataattcATTAATAACCTCCCAAATCTTTATTACTTGGCCAATTCTCCAAAGATGTATGAGCGtacagatttattttatttatttgaaccaaaaaaattttttttttaaaaataaagccATGTACTGCCAAGTCCGCCTGCAAAAATGATGGATTTcgaaaatttgaatatttttatttaactagaAAGTAaatgaatataagtaaacaaatattcatttcaattctttatttattcattataaaataaatgaCTACATTCTATACATTCTGTTATTTTTGCAGTATGCTCATCACAGACTCGCTTTTGGCATTAAGTGCAAACTTTCTGGTCTTTCTTCGCAAATAAGTGACTTCTGATAAATGTAGCAATCTCTAATCGTTTGTCGAATTGTGTCGCATGACCTTCTGATTTGAAGCTCGCTCTTCAATCAATGACATTAGCAAGCGGGCGCAAAAAAGTCTTATTTGGTTTGTTCTCTTtagtataattattttatttttataataaacaatatacGCTGGAAGAGTGGAGATGTCGGGAATACTGTAAAAAAAGCAAGGACCACCTGCACTTTAGCCGTTGCGTAGTGCTTCTCGCGCACATTTGATCCATTGTAtctttcaacacttccacaaaagaaaaaattaatttccACCAAGTAAAGGTTGAATCAATTacttatattgtattatttttatcttccttcttctttcttcttgtatgtaggct
Coding sequences:
- the LOC140442950 gene encoding uncharacterized protein isoform X1 translates to MAGCFKSIQLPAVLLVLAVALHNSHAATLTDVLLSDESNKPQEISSDEFIPPPRLSRDVKYPRYAADNTDKDLKPEDSPDRDRDRDNGNAPPGKRCISCFASYPSYSNTPSYDRSRYYYDDRSRDRDYDRYDDRDRYNDRDRYYNRDPYYDRYDRYNDRDRYYRGRDRYSDRDRYYDPYDYDRNDPYERYDRYGDRSYDRYDRDRYDTRYSDRGIGYDNKGYDYRINDPYKSNDDYNRGYSGRPDYGTSGYASKWNYGNSGSGRDDYYSRDRYPSYRPVSKDTYNRDPYNDTYRPTSYLYGRPSSTTPKPSSGDSNTQSPQGSSG
- the LOC140442950 gene encoding uncharacterized protein isoform X2 gives rise to the protein MAGCFKSIQLPAVLLVLAVALHNSHAATLTDVLLSDESNKPQEISSDEFIPPPRLSRDVKYPRYAADNTDKDLKPEDSPDRDRDRDNGNAPPGKRCISCFASYPSYSNTPSYDRSRYYYDDRSRDRDYDRYDDRDRYNDRDRYDRYNDRDRYYRGRDRYSDRDRYYDPYDYDRNDPYERYDRYGDRSYDRYDRDRYDTRYSDRGIGYDNKGYDYRINDPYKSNDDYNRGYSGRPDYGTSGYASKWNYGNSGSGRDDYYSRDRYPSYRPVSKDTYNRDPYNDTYRPTSYLYGRPSSTTPKPSSGDSNTQSPQGSSG